CCATCTTTTATTTAGAATTTGTTTTTTCTTTTCAAACGTTTAATGACATCATTTTTCACCATTTTTTTTCTTGGTCAAAAGCCTTGCCTTTTTAAATAGGTGAAACAGACTGTTTCGAACTTCCTCGTAATTTAATTCGGCCGCCGGTTTCCTGGCGATAACAATATAGTCCTTCCCTGTAGAAAGGAAATCTTTCTCTTCCAAAAAAATCTGTTTAACGAGCCGTTTTACCCGGTTTCTCGTCACGGCATTTCCTATCTTTTTGCTAACGGATAATCCAAGTCTGAACTCTTTTTCTTCTGCT
The Metabacillus sp. FJAT-52054 genome window above contains:
- the rnpA gene encoding ribonuclease P protein component — its product is MKKKNRIKKNEDFQQVFKKGKSIANRQFVIYTLHRAEEKEFRLGLSVSKKIGNAVTRNRVKRLVKQIFLEEKDFLSTGKDYIVIARKPAAELNYEEVRNSLFHLFKKARLLTKKKNGEK